GATCCCGGAATGATGTTCAATTTGTGCTCGGCAATTCTGGGTGATATCCCCACAAGTTCCTGCTGAGACCACGCAAAAACagaaatattagtttttaagcAAGCGAGGAGTTTTATCCGGGTGATGGTTTCAAGGTCTAGAGCCACCCGGATGCTTTTTCCCGGCTCTACTTCAATCGTCTCCTGTTCATCTTCGGCAACAAAATGTACTTCTTTTTCCTCCATTACTCTCTCCTCCTGAGTTAGTTTCTTCCCTTTATCTTCCCTTCTTGCCTTCTTTTGGTCCACTCGAACTGTTTCACCATAGCATTTCCGAGAGGAAGGTTGATCTCCCCTTACTTCACCGACCCGCTCTTGCACAGGAAACTTGATTTTTTGGTGATAAGTAGATGCCACAGCCCTCATCTCGTTCATGGCCGGCCTTCCCAGGATTATGTTATATGAGGATGGCGCATCTACTATGGTGAAGACTGTCATAACTGTCTTTCTCAAGTCTCCACTTCCGAGTGTTAGGGGCAGAGTGATTTCTCCTTCAGGGTAGACCGCATGCCCAGCGAAGCCAAACAGGGCAGTCTCAACTGCCTCTAACTGATATTCATGCAAATCCATCTGGAACTAATGCTTCTTTGAAGCTAACATTGACGGAACTACCGTTGTCAACAAATACCCTAAGCACATCATAGTTAGCCACTCGAGCCTGGATGACCAGAGCGTCATTGTGCGGTAGACTAACTCCTCTGAGGTCCTCTGGTCCAAAGCTTATAATTGGCTCGTCTCTCTTTCTCTCACCAACCTCCAAGCATTCCCTCCTACTCCTTGCCTTTCTGGCCCGATTAGAGTCACCATCAGTAGACCCTCCTGAAATCATCTTTATCACTCCTCTGATTGGGGTAGGATCCCTCTTTTCTGGTTGCGCGTTTCTCCTCTCCCGGGAGTTCTCTTCGATTCTCTTGCTACCACCTTTACTCGGGATACTCGCCGATGTTCCGGGAGTATTGAATCCGGGGCGACGATATACCCAAGGACCAGATCTGGGTTTGTCCCGGGAAGGATGAGATTCCGGTTCAGAGTGCTTCTTAAATTCTTTTCTCAGAGTTCGGCATTCATTTGTATTGTGAGAACACTCTTTATGAAGGGTACAGTACCCTTTCCGCTCTGGTCTTGGTGTTCTGGGTACTGGTCCGGGATGCGAGACTACGTCCAAGCTGCATTCTTGAATCTCTCGGTCCCGAACAATTTTCAAAGGTACATGAGGTAAATGTCCCGGGCCACCTTTCTTGGGAGCTCTTTCGTCGGGCTTGGCTACCCGATCTCCTCTGGCTCTCTTTAAAGCCTCCCTCTTTTGGTTCTGCGCCTCTTCCATATTAATGTATTTCTCTGCACGGGATAAGAGATCCTCGAAATTCACGGGCAATTTCTTAGTTAGGGATCGGAAAAAATCCCCTTCCCACAACCCTTGCATGGACGCTGTAGTTTTCGTTTCGGGGACGCAGGCTGGTACATCCAGGGCCACTCGGTTGAATCTTTTGAGATATGCCCTTAGGGTTTCGTCTTGCCTTTGTTTGACCTCGAATAGGCTGAAAGCAGTCTTCTTGTACTTCTTGCTACTGCTAAATTGATGCAAAAATACCTTTTGGAAATCTTCAAAACAATTGATACTTTGGGCCGCCAGCCCTTCGAACCATCTTTGTGCAGAGTCGACGAGGGTGGTGAGGAACACTTTACACTTGATTTGGTCCCCGTAGCAATGTAACATAGCCATATTTTCGAAGCGAGCAAGGTGCTCTTCGGGATCAGAACTCCCATCATAGTCCTTGATCTTGGCTGACTTGAAATGTCCGGGTAATGGTTCACGGATAATAATATCAGAGAACGGGCAACCTTTTACGACTGGAACactatccttggaaccaacctGCCCTTCTAACACCTTTACTTTCTTCCTCAACTCCTCCAATTCTTCCACAACAGTAGGGGACTTAGAACCTGCGCTTGACTCCCTCTCCTCTTCCTGATTACCATGCAACTGCTCACGTTCTTCTTGTAGTGGAACAGAATGATTAGGAGCCTTATTTTCCATGGCCGTCTTAACACCATCAGCTACAATTTTGGTCAACTCTTCAGGTGTTAGATGAATGGTGGGTTGAGGACCATTGGGTGGGGGGCCTCCTGCACCAGAGAGATGGGTATAGTTCTCCTCCTGAATTCGAGAAGTGTCCTGATGGGCTCTCCTAGTAGGTGCCATATCTACGTCTTAAAACTCcaatttcccacagacggcgccaatgatgcaaCCCGGGTAAAAGGGATGAGTCGGGTCGAATACTCAACCGGGTatactatcaaaatatataaaagggAATATGAGTCGGACGTTAGGACTTAAAAATTTCTTCCGTCGATTAACAGGGAACTCAAGTAGAAAAATTAATACAACCGAATGACAACTGTAAAATGAACGCCCCGGGTAAGATGTACAATAAATGAGAGTATTCAATGCGCAAATTAATATCTGAATGACCCCCCAAATGCAAATAAAGCACTTGATATTTATAATGGAGATtgcaatgatgacctcgttccttgtgctgatcattaattataatagGGTGGCTGATTATACCCTACATTCTGACACGTCAAATCGCATACTAGTCACATCCGGCCCACTTAATGTTGTCAACCATTTATGTTATTGTCAGAGATAGGTCGGCTATGCATGCTCTATCAAGTTGACGCCATTAAATGCTTTACTTATATCGAGGTGATCGAACATAAGGCCTCTCGGGCAGTTATAGAAGAGCTCGGGCATTTACACGTTTTNNNNNNNNNNNNNNNNNNNNNNNNNNNNNNNNNNNNNNNNNNNNNNNNNNNNNNNNNNNNNNNNNNNNNNNNNNNNNNNNNNNNNNNNNNNNNNNNNNNNNNNNNNNNNNNNNNNNNNNNNNNNNNNNNNNNNNNNNNNNNNNNNNNNNNNNNNNNNNNNNNNNNNNNNNNNNNNNNNNNNNNNNNNNNNNNNNNNNNNNNNNNNNNNNNNNNNNNNNNNNNNNNNNNNNNNNNNNNNNNNNNNNNNNNNNNNNNNNNNNNNNNNNNNNNNNNNNNNNNNNNNNNNNNNNNNNNNNNNNNNNNNNNNNNNNNNNNNNNNNNNNNNNNNNNNNNNNNNNNNNNNNNNNNNNNNNNNNNNNNNNNNNNNNNNNNNNNNNNNNNNNNNNNNNNNNNNNNNNNNNNNNNNNNNNNNNNNNNNNNNTGATGCAACCCGGGTAAAAGGGATGAGTCGGGTCGAATACTCAACCGGGTatactatcaaaatatataaaagggAATATGAGTCGGACGTTAGGACTTAAAAATTTCTTCCGTCGATTAACAGGGAACTCAAGTAGAAAAATTAATACAACCGAATGACAACTGTAAAATGAACGCCCCGGGTAAGATGTACAATAAATGAGAGTATTCAATGCGCAAATTAATATCTGAATGACCCCCCAAATGCAAATAAAGCACTTGATATTTATAATGGAGATtgcaatgatgacctcgttccttgtgctgatcattaattataatagGGTGGCTGATTATACCCTACATTCTGACACGTCAAATCGCATACTAGTCACATCCGGCCCACTTAATGTTGTCAACCATTTATGTTATTGTCAGAGATAGGTCGGCTATGCATGCTCTATCAAGTTGACGCCATTAAATGCTTTACTTATATCGAGGTGATCGAACATAAGGCCTCTCGGGCAGTTATAGAAGAGCTCGGGCATTTACACGTTTTGAGGAAACCAAGTCCCCGGGTGGTCCAATGACTTGTCGTATTGACTAATTGCTCATTTTATGATCTGAGTTGTGTTTTCGTCCCGAGCAATTATATGACCCGGTTTATTAACCCATCTTGCCACGCTATCGGCCTGAGAGCATCCCATCCTGACCTGGGCACTAATGGATATACTTAATGGCCCAGGAAGTTCCAGGGCCTATCCATGACCCGGGACGTCTCGGGGCATCAAGCATTCAAGCACACACCACACGTAAATTTGGGAAGGAAACCTCACGTTTTTGAGGGAAAATCAGCAAGGTCCTCCTTACATCGATGTTCTTCGCAAAGGCACAAtttaatctcttttttctcatataaacgcaaaggcacaatttaatctcttttttctcatatattacaccatattatatttttaaaacatgtttgcatgaaaaatatgttgtccttgtatttattttcgtttttatgccatATTATGCTTAGAACAtgtgtttttataatttatgtttttataatttaaaactcTTGTTAATGGTGCATGAATGGGATGCCATCATATGGATTTGGGAAGGGATGTTTCTCCACACGTTTAAGGGTCCCTAGATGCATAGGTAAGGCCTGGATGCAAGGGAAACAAGCTAGAACGAAAATTGAGATCATAGGGCAAGGGTTCGACTTTTTGGGGAAAACTAGGAAGGGGGCTGTGCAAGTGTCTTCTAGGTAAAGGGTTGGGCTCGTGAGGGTTCTAGCCTCGAACCATGGTGGTCCACGCAAGGCTAGAGAGGCTAGGAGTGGAAGGGCGCACAACTAGGGCACCACTAGACGCGGCCATGCGCAAGGGAGAGAAACATGCACGTATGGCTCGAGAGTGCTGGACTAGGAAGGTCTTAAGGGGCTCAGtctaggtcctaggagggttGGTCAGGGTCTGGTCCAGTCGGTTAGGGTCTAGGTGCGAAGGAATTGAGGTTGAGGTGAGATAGGGTTCGACCAACCTAGAACAGAAAATTCAGTAGCAATTCTTGGCATTTCCAATggtttaatgggcttgaattgggttgtatatggtctatttaggtgttaataagctttggttcaaatttgggaaaatttggttaagtttcgagtcaatgcgagtcaaaatcgggatgtacgtctaagtttaaatacgaattgggaaattagtcgaggGTTTTAAGCTTatatctaagaaatatttatgggtgcattttaaggtgtcatgttaagtttggaattaTTAGGGTCGTCGTTTAAAGATCTAAGGATAAATTGTGAAAGTTAGGGcttcaggggtaaaacggtcattttatatctgaaaaatgttagacgtcctggcagtgccccaaatgttgtaatgaatgttaaaatgtttatttcaaatatttatggaattttatgatgaaccgttaatgctaaaagacatgttgcatgtttgagttaaaagaaaaatgatttatatgtgcatgaatttttataagtgatagaAATATGAAGAGTTGGaagaggtgaattgattgtgactaatacgatgatatgtaaggtcaaggttcagttgacgggtgagagtgtcgctggtgtccccgccgcttAGTACCGTGGtaatagatggatccatcgacctacatctaatacgaaagtcacaattgaggatctgaattcaataaaaagggaaacatatatgtatatgatgaaaaggaaaaagtatatgatgaaagaaaaatgtttaagtttatgcatgttcatgaaaagctattttattaaaagtattttcactattgcttgtgaatgtatatgtattacttgttatcatgattaagatttgctgagtcaatagactcactaggtgtgatcgatgtaggtgagctTGATattgatggaggtcttgatggttgaactagctggactgaaaGTGCACACAACCTGATGACcatcgctagttttccgcaaataAATCTACGCTTGTGATTTATCATTACTTAAAGATTTTTATaacttatgatgcttttgagaggtttttgagaggatgttaaagttaagtttatttttgaaataatgttagttTAG
This sequence is a window from Primulina huaijiensis isolate GDHJ02 chromosome 13, ASM1229523v2, whole genome shotgun sequence. Protein-coding genes within it:
- the LOC140991232 gene encoding uncharacterized protein, giving the protein MAPTRRAHQDTSRIQEENYTHLSGAGGPPPNGPQPTIHLTPEELTKIVADGVKTAMENKAPNHSVPLQEEREQLHGNQEEERESSAGSKSPTVVEELEELRKKVKVLEGQVGSKDSVPVVKGCPFSDIIIREPLPGHFKSAKIKDYDGSSDPEEHLARFENMAMLHCYGDQIKCKVFLTTLVDSAQRWFEGLAAQSINCFEDFQKVFLHQFSSSKKYKKTAFSLFEVKQRQDETLRAYLKRFNRVALDVPACVPETKTTASMQGLWEGDFFRSLTKKLPVNFEDLLSRAEKYINMEEAQNQKREALKRARGDRVAKPDERAPKKGGPGHLPHVPLKIVRDREIQECSLDVVSHPGPVPRTPRPERKGYCTLHKECSHNTNECRTLRKEFKKHSEPESHPSRDKPRSGPWVYRRPGFNTPGTSASIPSKGGSKRIEENSRERRNAQPEKRDPTPIRGVIKMISGGSTDGDSNRARKARSRRECLEVGERKRDEPIISFGPEDLRGVSLPHNDALVIQARVANYDVLRVFVDNGSSVNVSFKEALVPDGFA